One Candidatus Limnocylindria bacterium DNA segment encodes these proteins:
- a CDS encoding S9 family peptidase — protein sequence MAIATRRQPRIPLDELCRLPSFYLPAVSWKGDRVAFYWDKTGQMELHVMDLATRETRQISHGEVPRALRAGFAWDRADRSIVFAKDAGGTEQHDLYRIDVATGQVTQLTNDPTAQEYAGQFSPDDKWLTVLTNKRHPSAPDRPGQLNLWKMRADGTDYAPLTSYAFPVFGGQWSPDGTLIAYATNEDVADLKNADSYVVNADGTGARKVLSVKKGSKDTIADWHPDGKRLAVTSDASGQNRAGILDIGTGQVRWLGKDNVEEHAIRFSKDGRLLAAIRNFESSVRPIVYDVETGAAHELTLPDGFAVGASFFDADRKLLVTFSSDVTRASLVSYDLATDTYETLLPAEYGTIDRSVFVEAKHVYYKTFDGKKIPALLYAPRDIASGERLPAIVHVHGGPTGQWFRGFDPFAQFLADRGLVVIEPNIRGSTGYGVDYRDAAIKDWGGADLEDVAAAADYLKTLPYVDPDRLVVFGGSYGGFMAFIAATKKPDVWRAAVAWVGVSDLHRLYEKSMEHFKYYFREQMGDPEKDRALWRDRSAIEFADKLRAKLLMVHGVNDPRCPVDQSRIFRDRLLELGRKEGEDFEYVELSDEGHGSTDIAQKIRTFNILADYLGRVL from the coding sequence ATGGCCATCGCCACACGCCGACAGCCGCGCATCCCGCTCGACGAGCTCTGCCGACTACCGTCGTTCTACCTACCGGCCGTGTCGTGGAAGGGCGACCGCGTCGCCTTCTACTGGGACAAGACCGGCCAGATGGAGCTCCACGTCATGGATCTCGCGACGCGGGAGACGCGGCAGATCAGCCACGGTGAGGTGCCGCGCGCGCTGCGTGCCGGATTCGCCTGGGACCGGGCCGACCGCAGCATCGTGTTCGCGAAGGACGCCGGTGGGACCGAGCAGCACGACCTCTACCGCATCGACGTTGCGACCGGTCAGGTGACACAGCTCACGAACGATCCGACGGCCCAGGAGTACGCCGGACAGTTCAGTCCGGACGACAAGTGGCTCACCGTCCTCACGAACAAGCGACACCCGTCCGCTCCCGATCGCCCCGGTCAGCTCAACCTCTGGAAGATGCGCGCCGACGGAACGGACTACGCACCGCTGACCAGCTACGCCTTCCCGGTATTCGGCGGCCAGTGGAGCCCGGACGGGACGCTCATCGCGTACGCGACGAACGAGGACGTCGCCGATCTCAAGAACGCCGACTCATATGTCGTGAACGCCGACGGCACCGGGGCACGCAAGGTCCTTTCCGTCAAGAAGGGCTCGAAGGACACGATCGCCGATTGGCATCCGGACGGGAAGCGTCTCGCGGTGACGAGCGACGCCTCCGGCCAGAACCGCGCGGGCATTCTCGACATCGGGACCGGTCAGGTCCGCTGGCTCGGGAAGGACAATGTCGAGGAGCACGCGATCCGCTTCTCGAAGGACGGCCGGCTTCTCGCCGCGATCCGTAACTTCGAGTCGTCGGTGCGTCCGATCGTCTACGACGTCGAGACCGGCGCGGCGCACGAGCTCACGCTCCCCGACGGCTTCGCGGTCGGCGCGTCGTTCTTCGACGCGGACCGCAAGCTGCTCGTGACCTTCAGCTCCGACGTCACGCGCGCCAGCCTCGTGTCGTACGACCTCGCCACCGACACGTACGAGACCTTGCTCCCCGCGGAATACGGGACGATCGACCGGTCGGTGTTCGTCGAGGCAAAGCACGTCTACTACAAGACGTTCGACGGAAAAAAGATCCCGGCACTCCTGTACGCGCCGCGCGACATCGCCTCGGGCGAGCGCCTGCCGGCGATCGTGCACGTGCATGGCGGTCCGACGGGACAGTGGTTCCGCGGCTTCGACCCGTTCGCGCAGTTCCTCGCGGACCGCGGGCTCGTCGTCATCGAACCGAACATCCGCGGGAGCACGGGATACGGTGTCGACTACCGCGACGCCGCGATCAAGGACTGGGGCGGCGCGGACCTCGAAGACGTTGCGGCGGCCGCCGACTACCTGAAGACGCTGCCGTACGTCGACCCCGACCGCCTCGTCGTCTTCGGCGGGAGCTACGGCGGGTTCATGGCCTTCATCGCCGCGACGAAGAAGCCGGACGTCTGGCGCGCCGCGGTCGCGTGGGTCGGCGTCAGCGACCTGCACCGGCTCTACGAAAAGAGCATGGAGCACTTCAAGTACTACTTCCGCGAGCAGATGGGCGATCCCGAGAAGGATCGTGCGCTGTGGCGCGATCGCAGCGCGATCGAGTTCGCCGACAAGCTGCGTGCCAAGCTGTTGATGGTCCACGGCGTCAACGATCCGCGCTGCCCGGTCGACCAGTCGCGCATCTTCCGTGACCGGCTGCTCGAGCTCGGCCGCAAAGAGGGCGAGGATTTCGAGTACGTCGAGCTCAGCGACGAGGGTCACGGCAGCACGGACATCGCTCAGAAGATCCGGACCTTCAACATCCTGGCCGACTACCTGGGGCGCGTGCTCTAG
- a CDS encoding GNAT family N-acetyltransferase: MKEPQGYRIEPLDPVSASPAQVREAAELYQAQQRERTPEDPPTPLVAIEQRLRAVVPGRWQAYFVARAADGALVGYAVVGRSLNEPENAHLRWTELVVLAKHRRRGVGRALLRALVDAVADQGDDVVLMTQTTDRVPSGSDFARAIGAERGLEMKTNQLDLSKVDRAKVEEWVALAPEGYRLARIDNTVPAELVAPYIAASSGMNDAPRGDLKIADWKLTESQIRERESWFKQTGSEWWLLVALHETTGEGAGFTEVTYDPKISHVIWQQGTAVLDAHRGHRLGMWMKAVMLKRILDERPKALFIRTGNANANAQMLSINTQLGFVQAWSACLWQISIADARKAVGRVRAGVTT; this comes from the coding sequence ATGAAGGAACCTCAGGGGTACCGCATCGAGCCGCTCGATCCCGTTAGCGCCTCGCCCGCGCAGGTGCGTGAGGCGGCCGAGCTGTATCAGGCGCAGCAGAGGGAGCGGACACCCGAAGATCCGCCGACGCCGCTCGTCGCGATCGAGCAGCGCCTGCGCGCAGTCGTCCCGGGGCGCTGGCAGGCGTACTTCGTGGCTCGTGCTGCCGACGGTGCGCTCGTCGGCTACGCGGTCGTCGGCCGTTCGCTCAACGAGCCGGAAAACGCGCACCTGCGGTGGACCGAGCTCGTCGTGTTGGCGAAGCATCGGCGCAGGGGCGTCGGTCGGGCTCTGCTGCGCGCGCTCGTCGATGCGGTCGCCGATCAGGGCGACGACGTGGTGCTCATGACGCAGACGACCGACCGCGTTCCGTCTGGATCGGATTTCGCGCGTGCGATCGGCGCCGAGCGAGGTCTCGAGATGAAGACGAATCAACTCGACCTTTCGAAGGTCGACCGCGCGAAGGTCGAAGAGTGGGTAGCCCTCGCGCCAGAGGGTTATCGGCTCGCGCGGATCGATAACACCGTGCCCGCCGAGCTCGTCGCGCCGTACATCGCGGCTTCGAGCGGCATGAATGACGCGCCGCGCGGCGATCTGAAGATCGCCGACTGGAAGCTGACCGAGTCGCAGATCCGCGAACGCGAGTCGTGGTTCAAGCAGACCGGTTCAGAGTGGTGGCTTCTCGTCGCGCTGCATGAGACGACCGGCGAGGGGGCCGGCTTCACCGAGGTCACGTACGACCCGAAGATCTCGCACGTCATCTGGCAGCAGGGCACCGCTGTGCTGGATGCTCACCGCGGGCACCGGCTTGGCATGTGGATGAAGGCCGTGATGCTCAAACGGATCCTCGACGAGCGTCCAAAGGCGCTCTTCATCCGCACCGGGAACGCGAATGCGAACGCCCAGATGCTTTCGATCAACACCCAGCTCGGCTTCGTGCAGGCGTGGTCCGCGTGCCTGTGGCAGATCTCCATCGCCGACGCGCGCAAGGCCGTCGGTCGGGTGCGCGCCGGAGTGACCACCTAA
- a CDS encoding thiamine pyrophosphate-binding protein, producing MVPAARSDLELTELTVARLIGERLRAAGVRYVAGHPGGEVVDLIEGFREAGLEFVLTRHETAAACMAEAMASLSGTPGVCVATLGPGATNLVTGVAQAYLDRAPLIALTGQLPADRFEITTHQKLDLRALFAPITKWQARLTAGNAEDVIDRALRETVRPRRGPVYLEVPSDVPHVVTQHRSDPELRHVPPSTPQTSAIVDRDHAQRAANLLSRAKRPVMLVGMDANDESTAPALRHFAEEWKIPVIVSPKAKGAFREDHRLFLGTIEMLGTAKLYEYIDGSDLVLMIGFDPVEFDRDWTAKADVIHVAPLPNDDRYYTSAAELVGPVSESIAALRSLAGGPEATRPEDEVRSFRESFRAFVSPTSDRLTPQQVLAELRAALPEDALVTCDVGYNKAVTGQCLPMYQPKTFFMSNGLSSMGYGLAAALGLKLAHRDRQVACVLGDGGFAMLMAELETAVRQKLGVTVIVLADDALSQIKAAQERKGYPVTGTTFGALDYGAIARGFGIVGHVVRTVEECREALLDKPQLSPVLIAAEIAPSAYQLG from the coding sequence GTGGTTCCTGCTGCGCGGTCGGACCTCGAGCTGACCGAGCTCACGGTCGCGCGCCTGATCGGTGAGCGACTCCGCGCGGCGGGCGTGCGCTACGTCGCCGGCCATCCTGGCGGCGAGGTCGTCGATCTCATCGAGGGCTTCCGCGAGGCGGGCCTCGAGTTCGTCCTGACGCGACACGAAACGGCCGCGGCATGCATGGCCGAGGCGATGGCGAGCCTGAGCGGTACTCCCGGCGTCTGCGTCGCGACGCTCGGACCGGGCGCGACGAATCTCGTCACCGGCGTTGCGCAGGCCTACCTCGATCGCGCACCGCTCATCGCGCTCACCGGTCAGCTTCCGGCCGACCGGTTCGAGATCACGACGCATCAGAAGCTCGACCTCAGAGCGCTCTTCGCGCCGATCACGAAATGGCAAGCGCGCCTCACGGCCGGAAACGCCGAGGACGTGATCGATCGGGCGCTGCGCGAGACGGTCCGACCGCGACGCGGCCCGGTGTACTTAGAGGTGCCGAGCGACGTGCCGCATGTGGTCACGCAGCACCGGAGCGACCCGGAGCTTCGGCACGTACCGCCGAGCACACCCCAGACGAGCGCCATCGTCGACCGCGATCACGCGCAGCGCGCCGCGAATCTACTTTCCCGCGCCAAGCGTCCGGTGATGCTCGTCGGGATGGACGCGAACGATGAGTCGACCGCTCCCGCGCTGCGCCACTTCGCAGAAGAGTGGAAGATCCCGGTCATCGTCAGCCCGAAGGCCAAGGGCGCGTTCCGGGAGGACCACCGGCTCTTCCTGGGAACGATCGAGATGCTCGGCACCGCCAAGCTGTATGAGTACATTGACGGCTCCGACCTCGTGCTCATGATCGGTTTCGATCCGGTCGAATTCGACCGCGATTGGACGGCGAAGGCAGATGTCATCCACGTCGCGCCGCTCCCCAACGACGACCGCTACTACACCAGCGCGGCCGAGCTCGTCGGTCCGGTGAGCGAGAGCATCGCGGCGCTTCGCTCACTGGCCGGCGGTCCCGAGGCGACGCGCCCGGAGGACGAAGTGCGTTCCTTCCGCGAGTCGTTCCGCGCGTTCGTCTCGCCGACGAGCGACCGGCTCACCCCGCAGCAAGTGCTCGCCGAACTGCGCGCCGCGTTGCCCGAGGACGCGCTGGTGACCTGCGACGTTGGCTACAACAAAGCGGTCACCGGGCAGTGCCTGCCGATGTACCAGCCGAAGACGTTCTTCATGTCGAACGGCCTGTCGTCGATGGGTTACGGCCTCGCTGCCGCGCTCGGCTTGAAGCTCGCACACCGCGATCGCCAGGTCGCGTGCGTCCTCGGCGACGGCGGGTTCGCAATGCTGATGGCCGAGCTCGAGACCGCGGTGCGCCAGAAGCTCGGCGTGACGGTCATCGTTCTCGCAGACGATGCGCTCTCGCAGATCAAGGCCGCCCAGGAGCGCAAGGGCTACCCCGTGACGGGCACGACGTTCGGAGCGCTCGACTACGGGGCCATCGCGAGAGGCTTCGGGATCGTCGGACACGTCGTCCGCACGGTCGAAGAGTGTCGCGAGGCATTGCTGGATAAGCCGCAGTTGTCGCCCGTGCTCATCGCTGCGGAGATCGCTCCATCCGCCTATCAGCTGGGCTGA